ATCCGCAGCAAGGCGATGACCGCCATCGCCACCTCTTTAATGTAGTGCGCGGCCCAGAGGGCAAAGGTGTTCCCGCACTGCAATGTGCGACTTGTCATCAATCGTCCAATGCAGACAGCACGGGCATGCCAGGCGCGGAAGGCTGGCATCTGGCGCCACTTTCCATGCGATGGCAAGACGCGACTGACAAGATCCTGCCGAGTTCCGCAGTTTGCAACACGGTCACGGACCGCGCGAAGAACGGCGGACTGGATGGCGCAGCTTTGATAAAGCATCATCAGACTGAATTGGTGAAATGGGCGTGGCAGCCGGGCTTGCGCAATGACGGCAGTGCGCGTTCGGTTCCGCCGATCAACTACGAACAATTCATGACGGCCACCCGGAATTGGGTACAGGCAGGAATGCCTTGCCCGCAGTAAGCACGAGGTAGCAAATGGAAACATTCAAGCTCACCGTCAATGGTCAGGAAAAGGAAGTGACTGCCGATCCCGGAACCCCACTGCTTTGGGCATTGCGCGAGGATTTGAAAATGACAGGCACGAAGTACGGCTGCGGCATCGCGGCCTGCGGCGCCTGTACCGTGCATCTTGGCGGTGTGCCGGCGCGGTCCTGTGTTGTGCCCGTTTCTCTCGTCGGAAACCGTCCCATCGTCACTATCGAGGCAATGGCCGACGATCCCATTGGCCGCGTGGTGCAGGACGCCTGGATATCAGAGGATGTCGTCCAGTGTGGCTACTGCCAGAGTGGTCAGATCAT
This Acidobacteriota bacterium DNA region includes the following protein-coding sequences:
- a CDS encoding (2Fe-2S)-binding protein, whose amino-acid sequence is METFKLTVNGQEKEVTADPGTPLLWALREDLKMTGTKYGCGIAACGACTVHLGGVPARSCVVPVSLVGNRPIVTIEAMADDPIGRVVQDAWISEDVVQCGYCQSGQIMSAVALLKNAPKPTDKDIEESLGGNLCRCGTYLRIRQAIKTAARQLT